The following nucleotide sequence is from Mucilaginibacter sp. cycad4.
AATCCGGGCCATGTACGAAATAATATCCCATTTGGAGTATGATCCCGAGCCGTTTAAATTAGCTCCGTACTGCGGGTTAAAATACTGCACTCCATCTGACAGGATATTATTATAACTAAAGGAGTTTGACTGCGACTGGCTCTCCTGCAAACTGTAAAGGCCTGTAAAATTAACATGGTGTTTTTGCGCAAATACTTTATCGTAAGTCAATATGTTTTCAAGCGTATAATTATAGCTGTAAGTACTTTGGTTATTTGCTGTTGATGCACCACCCAGGTTATTGGTAGTAGCACTGGCGTAGTAGTTACCGTAAATATCAGGCCTTATTTCAGCACCGCCATTAAACCTGTATTTTAAACCGGGTGCAGGGCTGGCTTCGAGGTAAGCTGTTGTAAAAGTTCCAAACCTTTTACGTGTTTCAACAGCAGCGCCCGGAACAAAATTTGCAAGCGGGTTCCATACCTGGTTAGCACTTCCGGCGGTAAAACCTACCAGTTTGCCGGTAGCATCATCATAAGGTGTTGAAAGCGGGCTTGCCCTTAAAGCCTGGCCAAGCGGGTTTGCATTTTCACCATTGGTATAGCTCAGGGTATTCAGGCTGCTTAAACCAACTTTTACATATTTTCCCAGTTGCTGATCAACACTCAGCTTAACAGAATACCGAACAAATGACTGTCCGAAATAGATCCCGGTTTCGTTGTAATATCCGCCCGATATAGCATATTGGGTAAGCTCGTTACCTCCTGCAACACCTATTTGATGATCGGTTACAAAGCCATTTTTATAAATAAGCTTCTGCCAGTCGGTATTGCGCCCGCTTTTTATGGAAGCTACCTCCTGCGGAGCAAAGGAACCATCGGTTAAAAATGCGGGATCATCAATGCCGGTATATTTACCTGGATTTCCGTTGATCAGGCCCCATTTTTTCAGATCCTCAAACTGAGGTCCGTTCATAATATTATATTGCCCCATTGGTTTATTGAAACCAGCATATCCGCTATAGGTGATAGAAGCTGCGCCGCCCTTTTTACCTCTGCGTGTAGAAACGAGCAAAACACCGTTTGCACCTCTTGAACCATAGATAGCTGTAGAAGAAGCATCTTTTAAGATCTCTAACGAGGTGATATCATCAGGGTTGATATCATTCAAACTGCCATTAAACGGGATCCCGTCAACTACAATCAGGGGTGAGTTTGAGGCATTTATAGACCTGTTTCCACGAATTAAGATAGAAGGAGATGCTCCCGGGTGGCTATTACCTCCGCTTTTCTGAATATCTACACCAGCAGCTTGCCCCTGCAAAGCCTGGCCAAGGTTAGCGGCCGGGACGTCACGCAGCGACTGTTCGCTAACTGAAACAATTGAACCTGTTACATCTGACTTTTTCTGAACACCGTAACCAACTACAATAACATCACTTAATGATTTCAAGTCACTGATCATGGTTACATTGATACTTGTTTGATTGTTTACCGCTACTTTTTGCGTTTTATAACCAACTGAAGAAAATATAAGCGTAGCATCGGCAGCTACTTTAATAGTGTATTCGCCTTTGGGGTTAGTGATCACCCCTCTTCCAAGGCCTTCAATACTTACAGAAACACCCGGCAATCCGCCATTTAAATCGGTTACTTTACCTGTAACTGTAATATCAGCAGCTTCAATATTTTGCTCATTGGTTTTATTGGTTAGTACACTGGATTTAACAGAAGCTGATTTATCATAAATTACAATTCCGGTATTTATCTCTTTATATGACAAACGGGTTTTGGCAAATAAGTAATTAAGGATTTTACCCAGCGGCTCATCATTGAATTTACGCGGGTTTATTTTATAACCTTTTAATTCATCCGGGTTATAAGAAAACTTAATATTGGTTTGTTTTTCAAGTTTATCAATTGAGCTTTGCAATGATTCGTTGCCAAACGCAATTTTTACGGGGAAATCTGAAATCTGGCTCTTTGCATGTTTAGCAAGCAATACCTGGCAAAATACCATGGAACTAACCATAGCAATCATTGATACCTTCATGAAAAAATTAAAAAATTTAGTCGATTTTTTTTTCATCTTTACGAGGTTTTTATTCTTAAAAACTATATGAATTATTGGATTAGCTTGGAACCTGCCAATAATTTATATCTGCACTCTCTGCCTGTACCCCTGCAGCCTGGCTTCGGGGGTATTGGCTTTTTGGGTTTAACTGTTTTCGTTTTTCGCCAGGTAAACCTCCTTTCCTTTCAAAACATAATTTAAATGATGGATGGTTTTAATGATTTCCAGCACATACGGCAGCGTATTATTATTTGAAAAATGAATAGTTGTTGTTAAATGATCAATCTTTTTATGGTTATAGTTCACATGAATATCATAGGTATTTTCAAGCCTCATCACCAACTCATCAAATGAAACATTATATAAATTAACTTCGCTTGATTTCCATGCTGCTACCTTTTCGGCATCAATTGTCCTGATATGATGAGTAGCCTTTTCCTGGTCGTAAATAATCTCTTTATCCGGCGTAAGCACCCCGAAATTTTCGGCACTATTACCAACAGCAACGCGCCCCCTGGTAACTGTTAACCTTACATCGCTGATGTTCTTATAAAATTTTACGTTAAAAGCTGTGCCTAATACCTGTGCATGTAAACGGCCATAATGAACTATAAAAGGCGAGGTGCTATCATGCTTTACATCGAAGTAAGCTTCACCATTAACCAATTGTATCTCCCTGCTTTTTCCAAAGCGTTCGGGAAACTTAATTGTTGATCCTGAGTTTAACCATACGGTTGATCCGTCGGGAAGGGTTATTGTTTTGAGATTGCCTTTTTTTGCAGTTACGGCAATCATGGCGGCTTTATCTTTAACCGACAATTTGAAGTAAAAAAGCACCGCGCTGCACATCAATACCAGTGAAGCGGCAACGGCATATTTGGCTGCTGATATTTTTATAAAATGCCATCTGCCATAAATTTCTTTATGAATCTGATAAAGCATTTCCTTCTCTATAGCCTGCATAGCTTTTTCATCCTCAAGATGGTCATCTCCGGGATGAGGGCCGCGGCCGGGCTTGCGCCATTTTATCATTATGAATAGTATTATTTTAAGTTTATCTCAACCGCTTAAAGCAGTTTTTGGGCTTTGATACCGTATATACAAAGCCAACTGGTTTTGGTACCAGATTTATTTTACTTTTTTACAATAAAATATTGATGCCCATTATGAGCAGAAAAAGCGGTAACGTAATTAAGGGCATTTAAATGATTTTCAAAATATCCCCAGCTTTGTCCGCAGTATTTTCAATGCGTTTGAGAGCTGGTTCTTAACTGTACGGGGGGCAATATTGAGGGCCTCTGAAATTTCATTGACGGATAAGTTTTGCTGCCTCGATAAAATAAAGACCTCTTGCATTTTTTTTGGCAATTCCCGGATCTCTCCTTCAATTACAACCGAAAGCTCTTTTGCTATTAAATTATCTTCATGGGTGTATTGGTCACCATACTCCACATATAACAGGTTGTCCATACTTTTTTTCCTGACCGAATCCTTTTTGTGGAAATTGATGATACTGTTTTTTAAACTCCTGAAAAGATAAGAGGCATTATACCTATCCGGCTGCAAGCTATACCGGCAATTCCATAAATTAATAAAAACGGTTTGTACAAGGTCCTTCGCATCATCCGACGAGCCGGTTGAACGGTAGGCCGTTTGATACAAAGCCCTCCAATTCCGCTTATAAAATTCATCGAAGGCGTTTATGTCCCCTGCTTTAATTAATGCGATTAATTCAACTTCTGAAAGCATTACTTTAAACTAATTGACTTTAATTATCATCGGTATATAACTGATTTTTGCTTGAACAATAAGTATTTAAACTGCATGCCCTATTGTTTAGCTTTTGCAGGAATCCTGGATAACAGCCATTTGCTTAAATCATCGGCTGCTTTATCATTATCAAAACCCATAGCCGCTGGGAGCCGCCCGTTGGTATATTCATTATATAACCAAGGATCGCCGACCGCAATCACCGTTCCGGCCCCATATTTGGCTGTGGCAATAATTACCCGGTCACTATCAGTCAACAGCGGCACTGCCGGAGACGATAATTTAAGCGTGGAGATATCTTTCAGATAGATCTTTTTTGCCGTTTTAAATAAGGGATCATTTACAGGAACGGTTATCGCTCCCATTTCAAACCGGGTACCAATTACATGCTTGTACAAATCATCGTTGAAATGGATCCCAAACTTTTCGGCCAGTTTGTTGAGGTGGGGTAATTCGGCATTCGCACTGTCGTTTGCCATTAATACCAGTATTCCTCCGAGCGTAACCCAGTCGGCAATAGCTTTAATATGCCTGGGGGCAATGTAGTTTGGATTAGCGGTTTCCTTTTTGGTATCAGGGTCAACTATGATATAAATATCTGTTCCGGTTAAATTTGGGGCATTCGGTGCATTTTCAAGGCTTTTAAGAATGGCGCCATTCTTTTTAAAAACATCACCCCATATAGAATAGCCGCTGCTCCGTTGGTCTTCCCAGGTATAATGATATCGTTCCAAAGTACCTGCCGAATTTTTACGGTATTCATTATTGAAAAAATAATCTAAAGTAACGGTCTTACCCTGCGCTATTACCATTGGGGCTGCCAGTAAATTAAGTAACAATAGTATAATGTAACCTTTAGTCGTTCTCATGTAATTTCGTATCGGCTTGTATGTTGTAATGATTAATATTATTGTAAGTTAAAACCTGCCAGATACCCACCGACATATTAAAAATATGATTAAAAGCCTCCTTATTCCCATTTTGAAATGCTACCATTGAATTGCTTCAGGTATAAAGCATCAAACTTAAGTTTGCTGAAATCAAACAACAGTAAATAACATCACCAGCCCACCTTCGTGTATCGAATACACTTTATACCAGGCTCATTCATTTTTTTCAGGCCCCTGAGCCCTAACAAGCTAACTGAGCTTAAACATGGCAGCAATATTATTTATCTTATTAATACCCTTGTCAATATCAAAATCAAACAACCAAGTTATAAAAGTTATGATTATGCATTTCCGGGCTATAATTGGCAAAACTAAAGTAGAGATAAAATTTAATAGTAAAATGATAATTTGCTACAAAATACGCAAACGTTTGAGTTGTTGTTATTATGAATGCACATTAACGTGTACGTACCCTTTTTAACCGACAAGCAAGGGCTTAGTGTTGTGAAATACTTCTAATTTGAAACGTTTATTTCTATGGTCATACTGCTCAAGGGCATTAATTTTCCATGAGTTAAATTAAGTCCCATGGTCATCAGGTAATCCCCGCTAAACGTACCACCGCTTTCTGCAAGGTTTGATTTGGCGCCCGGCATCAGGTTGATCTCTTCTACCCTGTATAATTTGCGGCTGTCAAGTCCTTGTAAACGTACCCGGTTAAACACTTCCTTATAACGCGTGTTCAGGTTATAGTTAAACAGTACCGCTTTTGTTTTTTCATCATTTACATACATCGCCACCATGCGGTTCTCCTCGTATGGCGAAATGATACGGTACAGATCACCGAACCAAATGATACTGCTCAGGCGGTTATAGTTTTTAATTGCCTGTTGGCTAAACTGCAGCTCATCATCCGTCATTTTGCCAACCTTGATATCGTATCCCAGCTTACCCATCATGGCAACATCTGTTTTAAATTTTATGGATTGTTTACCCCATGAAGTGATATGGCTTGATATGGTTAATGAAGGGAAAAAGTTACTGTATCCCCATTGTATATACACACGTTCTAATGGATCAGTATCGTCGCTGGGCCAAAACTCTGTAAAATATTTTAAGGCTCCGTAATCGGTACGCCCGCCGCCGCCGGCACATAACATAATTGGCAGATGGGGGTATTTTTGACGTAACCGATCCAGGATCTTATACAGGCTTAAAGTATAATCAACATACAAAGCAGATTGCTTGTCCTTTAAATATGGCGACCATGCATTGGTCATGTTGCGGTTACAATCCCATTTTATATAAGCCAGATCAGGGTTTTTAGTTAGCATATCATCTGCAAGATGGTACACATAATCGGCCACTTTAGGGTTGGTAAGATCAAGCACCAATTGATTGCGCTGATAATTTTCGTCGCGGTTGGGTAATTTCAGTATCCAATCGGGATGTTGCTCATATAGTTCGCTTTTAGGGTTTACCATTTCTGGTTCAAGCCAGATTCCAAATTTCAGGCCCTTAGCCTTAGCTTGCTTTACCAGGTAAGCAATGCCATTGGGTAATTTTGATTTATTCTCCTGCCAGTCGCCCAAACCTGCTTTATCATTATTACGGGGATATTTATTTCCGAACCATCCGTCATCTAATAAAAACAGATCGGTACCCAGTTTTTTGGCATCGTCAAATAAATTAACCAATTCTTTTTCATCGAAATTAACATGTGTAGCCTCCCAGTTATTGAGCAAAGTAAGGCGCGGCTTATTACCGTCAAGAACCCCGTAATTGCGGGCCCATTTATGCAAATTACGACTGGCCTGACCCTTTCCGTTAACCGAATAAGTAAAAATAAAGGCAGGTGTAGTAAAAGTTTCTCCCTTTTTTAACTCATATGCCGACGCATAAGAGTTAATACCCGGTATGATTCTTAAGGCGTTGCGCTCATCAATTTCAAAATGGAACTTAAAGTTGCCTGTCCATGCCAGTGTTCCGGCTACCAGTTCACCGGTCGTTTCGTCTGCCGGTTTATTTAGTGCCAGAAAAAACACCGGTGTTTGATACATATCTGCCCTTGTACCCAGTTTACTGTCAATTTCCTTTACGCCGCTGGTAAGTTTACTTTCCTGCATTTTCATTTCGGAGGCCCAGTCACCATGAAACTGGGTAAGCCAATAATCCCTCGCCTCCAGGTGAAGCATGCAGGAGGCATAATCTTCAAGGGTTATCGTTCCTTTTTCATTGTTTTTAATTTCTGTCCATGTCTTTATAATATCCTCCCTGTTAAAAGCCTGGTAATGTAATATCACCTGTACAGGATATTTGGGGTCCTGCAATTGAACGGTTGTTTCATTAACGTCATCGTCAAGGCTTTTTGTAGTATGGTTAACATATTTCAACTCAAGCGAAGGATTATGATCACTATGGATCAAACGGATGGCAGGCTGCAGCAAATCTTCCATCCCGCCGGTAATATATGCTTCATGTTTGCCATTAGGGATCAGCCCGGTTTCTTCGTTATTTAAAAAGCGCTTACCCAGATATGATTGGTATATCCTGTTATTTGCGCCAATCGTAAGCACCATGCTTACATTATTTGTAGTTATCAATATTGATTTCCCCGTTTGCGCATCCGCAATAGCCGAACAGCAAAAAAGGGCCAGGGAAACAACCCGTATAAATTTATTCATATCATAAGTTTTACTTTAATACGGCATAAACCTTTGATATTCAAAGGAAATTGATATCGGATTAAAGAAGGTATTTAAGTGGTGTAATTATTATTTGCAGCCCGTTGGTTAAATGGTTTATATGCGGCATATCACGCTAACACATCAGCTTGTAGCGGATATAACTGCAATGGTTTATAATATTAAGCAATGAGCATGCATAAGCAACCATACTGCTTTTATACTATAATACAAGTGTCATGAGGTTTGGTACTATGACACTATGCAATAATTTACGAAAATGCTTTCCGGGATTTATTATACTATGACTGCCGGTCGATTAGAAAGAGAGGGGGATCCGACCTGTTATTACTTTATTTGAATGAAGGCTACCGGATTAAATGGATTGCTTTATTTTATTCTTCCGGCCCAGGTGCCGTACAGTAAACAGCATAGCTACTAAAATCAATCCCCATACCCAGGTATCCAGCGGACAACCGTCGGGCCCGCCGTCATTACCATCGCAAAGACCATCCCCAGGATCGGCAAAGCTTACGGATACAGCCAGTAAATTAATGGCAATGATTGCCAGTATGTATTTCCACTTTAATTTAATCGTAGCTAATTCAAACATGTTGTTATTGTTTAAAAAACATTCCGCTCCCAATTCTATCTTCAGTACCTTCATTAACTGCAACTACAATGTATAGTCCCCGGCTCAAACTATTAACGTTTTCCTGTATAGTATTTGTGCCTGTTGCCGATAACTTTCTGACGATAGCCCCCGAAGGACTCACTATATTAATCCTGATCGGCCTGGAAGATGTTTGTTCTATCTTTATATTAACTGTACTGGCCGAAACCACGGTTGGATATACCAGGAATTTATTAATGCCCTTACCCGGCTGGATCTCAAAATTGAGGTTGTCAGAGAATTTATTTTCGCCGGTTACCAGGTTTTGGCTAAGACGGTAAATAAGATGCCCGGTGCCCGGTGTTTGGTCAATATAGGTATACTTGCCGGCACCTGTTGACTGCAGGCTGTCGATAGTTAAAAACGTTTTGCCTCCATCGGCACTTTTCTGAACGGCGAATTTGGTAAAGTTGCTCTCATTATTGGTTTCCCAATTAAGAGCTATTCCTTCAATAACTTTTTTACCGTTAAAGCTCAGCAAGCGATAATCATGCCCGGGCACTATACCAATTGCCAAATAAAACCTATCATGTGCATAGCTTGCCGGATTAGATTCTACTTTAAATGCATACTCGGCATTATGCACAACATCAAGTGAATCATTGGTATATTTATCTTTCAGGTATATCGAATACCGTTCGTCAATATTCTTTTTTACCGGAGAGGTAAGTTTGTATGTTCCATAATTAGAGAAAGTAACGATGAGGTTTACACGTTTTAATTTTTCAAGATTGCCAGTGTAATTGGCAAAACAACCTATCGAATCGCTGCTTAGCGAATAAAACAAATCACCCTGCCCCGATGGTTGGTAGTACGGTGCGTCTTCGCCGGGAACAAATTTGGCGGTAGCGTTTCCATCGAAATTGATATCGGTGGAGTTGTGTACTATGGTATCCTTTACTAATTCCATTGTAAGACGGGGAATATCACTTTCTATGTCATTGGTTACCTTGCTTGCTGCATAGGAAGCTGAAATGTTTTTTGCAGGATTACCAACCACGTTAAACACCGGGGTAGATGGAAGACTGTAGCTTGAATAAGCTACCTTCATTGTTTCATCAAACTTAATAGCGGATGCGGATGTAGCCACTGTAAAAAAGCCCTGCCCTGATAAAGCATAACGGCTTGCCCCTGTCCCGATAGATCCGGTACTGGCATCGTACAACGCGAATTTGGTTGATGAACTATTGGTTCCGGTACTGGCATCCTTTACCAGCATGTAATAAAATTTGTTGGTTGTGTTTACCGTATAAAGGGTATGCAGATCTATTACCGACGCATACGGATTTCCAATAAGATTTAAACCTTGTTTTACAGCCGGTGTTGACGTGTGATAAGACAAGGTAGCCGGGGCACTTACTGCGGTGGCGGTATAATAAGTTGGCGGTGTAGATGGAAAATTTACAATATTGGCCGTTAATGTTGCATTACTGGCTCCCGTACCTTTAATAACAGTTCCAAAAAAGTTTAGCGTAGCATTATCCGTTGCCGGAAAAGGCCTTACAAAGGGGTTTGCTACACTTCTGCTCCCTCTGAAATAGTATAAAAACCCGTTTGCAGGCGGCAAACCCTGGCTTGTTGAGCTAAAAGGTTTGTATTCATTATTCACTACCTGGTTTACATCTGAAGTAACCGGAGCGTTTTCATCATACACAAATACCGAAGGGCTGTTTCCGGTAGCAGTACCATCATCAAATCCATTTGCTGTACCACCTGGACCGGTAATGTATGTTGTAGCTATAAGCGGTAAAAGATTATAGGTGCTAAGCGAACCTGTTGTTAAAAATGTTGATGTTGTGTTCAGTACCGGCGATGACATCAGCATATAGCGGCGCAATGTACCTTTCACATAACGCTGAACATTGATACTGCCCGTAATAGAACCTGCCGAAAGACTGCCGATACTTGCATCGCCCGCAGCGGTGGATAATATAGTAAGTGCCGTTGTAGTCGACGTAGCGTTGCTTACTGCAAGAGTTGATGATGAATTAACATTTAATGTATAAGTTGGTGCCACGGTAAATGTACTTCCTGAGGCCATTGTCTTTGTTCCGCCTGTGGTAAAGGTAACATTGTAAAAATTTGTTCCCGTAACAGTTGCGTCTGTAAGCGTTTGGGTTGTACCGTCAAACGATATCAGCGCGGAGGCATTAGGCGTGAAAGTGCCTGTATTAGTGTAATTACGCGCGATATTTAAAGCGCCCGTACCCATGTCCATAGTACCCGCATTGCTGAGCGTTCCGTTAATATCAATTGATCCTGTGCCACCGGTAACGGTTGCAGCCGAATTATTTGTCCAGGTGGCCGCGGTTGATCCGGCTACACCTATGGTAGTAATAGTATTTGTGGCGTTTGAAAAAGATACGTTTGAATTTGTAGTCAGCGTAGAATCGACGTTAAGATAACTTGTCTGTCCTGTACTGGCAGATCCACCAATCACCGCTGTCCCTGTCCCCTGGATCACCAGGTTATCGTAAGTAGGATCAGTCGAAGCATTAGTATTAACTACGCCACCACCAGGACCGAACCCAAGTGTAGCTGTAGTATAAATTAAAGGACTTGAACCGGTGTACCTGACCGTTGCTTTGCCACCCGGGCTATGGTCGCCGTAAAAGTTTGCTGAAGAATACGGCGTAACCAATGTACCAATAGCATTCGTATTGGTTAATACCAATGTGGGATTCGTATTAGTGTTTGTTACCTTATACGATGTACGGGCATTGACTGTGAAGTAACCCGAATTTCTGGACGTCACGCCCCGGTTGGTAAAATTGAGCTGACCATTTATAGTCATCGTACCTCCTTCAAGCCTGATACCGCTGCCATTTATTTGTTTAACATTCAAATTAATATTAACGTTACTGCTAACTGTAAAAGCAGATACTTCCAGGATTAAAAACGAAAAGGCAGTGGTTGTTACAGAAGCAGTACTGCCAAACTGTAAATTGGTGCAGGTTACAGTTCCCGTCCCCCTGATATCATTAAAAATACTTATAGCCGAGGCGCTTGTATTATAGTTTTGTGTAATATTTCCTGTTACAGTCAACGTAGCTCCGTTAACTGTTAAAACGGTTCCTGTTAATGTAGTACCGCTAAGTACATAAGTTGAAATGTATTGAATACTCCCAAATGTAATAGACCCGACCGTTACATTCGTAGCAAGGACCGGTTGATTGTTATACGTTGATCCGGTTACTCCAAACTGAACGATATCGTCTGTTCTTCCGCCACTTCCCGGATAGGTAGCGGTTCCTGTACCGGAACCGGTTACTGTCCAATTGGAAGTAGTATTCCAATCCGTTGAGGTACTGCCATCCCAGTTAAAGGTATAGGAGGCGAAGGCATTACTTGCACAAAAGAAAAGATTTATTAAAAGCAGTAAAAAAAATTTCCTTCGTGTTTTCAAGACAGCCCGCAAGCGCATAGTTATCTACATTTATCAATAGTTACTTTTTTTACGAAAAACTTATCGTAAAGGTTTTCAAGTAAATATAAATTAACCAAAACTCAAAATCGGTACGTTCTGTTTTGGTTGTTCTAAAGCACCTTTAACAGGGGACGCATAATCAGAATATTGAATGCTATAAAGCATATCTTGCTGTCCCCCCAGGGGGATAATAGTCTCTTTGACTTATTATAAGGCAGGCTAATAAATAACCTCCTGTTACCACATTATTGGGCAGATGCCTGCTTTTCAATTTCACAGCCGGATTTTAAATTATACTGTATAAGTAAGGGCATTACTTCTTACCTTTTGTCTTCGTTTAAAAGATGGTGAATAATGCCCTTATCATTATTTTATATTTCTATAAAAACAGCGATTTTAAATCTGTTAAAGACT
It contains:
- a CDS encoding SusC/RagA family TonB-linked outer membrane protein — its product is MKKKSTKFFNFFMKVSMIAMVSSMVFCQVLLAKHAKSQISDFPVKIAFGNESLQSSIDKLEKQTNIKFSYNPDELKGYKINPRKFNDEPLGKILNYLFAKTRLSYKEINTGIVIYDKSASVKSSVLTNKTNEQNIEAADITVTGKVTDLNGGLPGVSVSIEGLGRGVITNPKGEYTIKVAADATLIFSSVGYKTQKVAVNNQTSINVTMISDLKSLSDVIVVGYGVQKKSDVTGSIVSVSEQSLRDVPAANLGQALQGQAAGVDIQKSGGNSHPGASPSILIRGNRSINASNSPLIVVDGIPFNGSLNDINPDDITSLEILKDASSTAIYGSRGANGVLLVSTRRGKKGGAASITYSGYAGFNKPMGQYNIMNGPQFEDLKKWGLINGNPGKYTGIDDPAFLTDGSFAPQEVASIKSGRNTDWQKLIYKNGFVTDHQIGVAGGNELTQYAISGGYYNETGIYFGQSFVRYSVKLSVDQQLGKYVKVGLSSLNTLSYTNGENANPLGQALRASPLSTPYDDATGKLVGFTAGSANQVWNPLANFVPGAAVETRKRFGTFTTAYLEASPAPGLKYRFNGGAEIRPDIYGNYYASATTNNLGGASTANNQSTYSYNYTLENILTYDKVFAQKHHVNFTGLYSLQESQSQSNSFSYNNILSDGVQYFNPQYGANLNGSGSYSKWDIISYMARINYGYANKYLLTLTMRSDGSSRLAPGNKYHVFPSAAIAWNVTKEPFLMNSNVLSNLKLRASYGTVGNTSINPYQTLGALSSVTYNFGSTNLTGAYPTNVPNPNLTWEYTSTLNAGVDFGLFQGRVTGTVEAYHQYTRSLLLPLSLPPTSGIPNSILTNVGQTQNKGIEVSISTINLPGNGRNTVSWSTNFNIAFNRGKVTKLASGVTQDITNGLFVGQPINAIFDYKKIGIWQNTAADTAQAKSLGLTTTGTGSVIGTIRVEDVNKDGKISAADRIVLGSDQPTYTGGFTNRIGYKGFDFTVVAAYRVGGLITSKMFQSGSFINTFQGNYNNLNEDYWTPTNHQNYYPKPNSASTNTPYSSTLSYFDGTFLKIRSLTLGYNMPESITKRISARSLRIYATAQNPFILFSPYRNTYHGLDPETAGALNVDTPPTKSFTFGINMTL
- a CDS encoding DUF4350 domain-containing protein codes for the protein MRTTKGYIILLLLNLLAAPMVIAQGKTVTLDYFFNNEYRKNSAGTLERYHYTWEDQRSSGYSIWGDVFKKNGAILKSLENAPNAPNLTGTDIYIIVDPDTKKETANPNYIAPRHIKAIADWVTLGGILVLMANDSANAELPHLNKLAEKFGIHFNDDLYKHVIGTRFEMGAITVPVNDPLFKTAKKIYLKDISTLKLSSPAVPLLTDSDRVIIATAKYGAGTVIAVGDPWLYNEYTNGRLPAAMGFDNDKAADDLSKWLLSRIPAKAKQ
- a CDS encoding FecR domain-containing protein, yielding MIKWRKPGRGPHPGDDHLEDEKAMQAIEKEMLYQIHKEIYGRWHFIKISAAKYAVAASLVLMCSAVLFYFKLSVKDKAAMIAVTAKKGNLKTITLPDGSTVWLNSGSTIKFPERFGKSREIQLVNGEAYFDVKHDSTSPFIVHYGRLHAQVLGTAFNVKFYKNISDVRLTVTRGRVAVGNSAENFGVLTPDKEIIYDQEKATHHIRTIDAEKVAAWKSSEVNLYNVSFDELVMRLENTYDIHVNYNHKKIDHLTTTIHFSNNNTLPYVLEIIKTIHHLNYVLKGKEVYLAKNENS
- a CDS encoding RNA polymerase sigma-70 factor encodes the protein MLSEVELIALIKAGDINAFDEFYKRNWRALYQTAYRSTGSSDDAKDLVQTVFINLWNCRYSLQPDRYNASYLFRSLKNSIINFHKKDSVRKKSMDNLLYVEYGDQYTHEDNLIAKELSVVIEGEIRELPKKMQEVFILSRQQNLSVNEISEALNIAPRTVKNQLSNALKILRTKLGIF
- a CDS encoding alpha-galactosidase, which translates into the protein MNKFIRVVSLALFCCSAIADAQTGKSILITTNNVSMVLTIGANNRIYQSYLGKRFLNNEETGLIPNGKHEAYITGGMEDLLQPAIRLIHSDHNPSLELKYVNHTTKSLDDDVNETTVQLQDPKYPVQVILHYQAFNREDIIKTWTEIKNNEKGTITLEDYASCMLHLEARDYWLTQFHGDWASEMKMQESKLTSGVKEIDSKLGTRADMYQTPVFFLALNKPADETTGELVAGTLAWTGNFKFHFEIDERNALRIIPGINSYASAYELKKGETFTTPAFIFTYSVNGKGQASRNLHKWARNYGVLDGNKPRLTLLNNWEATHVNFDEKELVNLFDDAKKLGTDLFLLDDGWFGNKYPRNNDKAGLGDWQENKSKLPNGIAYLVKQAKAKGLKFGIWLEPEMVNPKSELYEQHPDWILKLPNRDENYQRNQLVLDLTNPKVADYVYHLADDMLTKNPDLAYIKWDCNRNMTNAWSPYLKDKQSALYVDYTLSLYKILDRLRQKYPHLPIMLCAGGGGRTDYGALKYFTEFWPSDDTDPLERVYIQWGYSNFFPSLTISSHITSWGKQSIKFKTDVAMMGKLGYDIKVGKMTDDELQFSQQAIKNYNRLSSIIWFGDLYRIISPYEENRMVAMYVNDEKTKAVLFNYNLNTRYKEVFNRVRLQGLDSRKLYRVEEINLMPGAKSNLAESGGTFSGDYLMTMGLNLTHGKLMPLSSMTIEINVSN